A stretch of Blautia liquoris DNA encodes these proteins:
- a CDS encoding DUF6483 family protein, whose product MDYQQDYVMRLIKQMMQAVSKIVFKKTDTDIETKSIHIDTTEGEREVDLLALADRGNINEAENLLYDSLDTTDMSQLRKAFAFYEHINEYQNDFLEEHNYSREEVLDGIKNISSEFGISGLVDALL is encoded by the coding sequence ATGGATTATCAACAAGATTACGTGATGCGCCTGATTAAACAAATGATGCAGGCGGTTTCTAAAATTGTATTTAAAAAGACAGATACCGATATAGAAACCAAGTCGATCCACATAGACACCACCGAGGGGGAGCGCGAAGTTGATCTGCTTGCCCTTGCAGACAGAGGAAACATCAACGAAGCGGAAAATCTATTATATGATAGCCTTGATACCACTGATATGTCCCAGCTTCGTAAGGCTTTTGCTTTCTATGAACATATCAATGAATATCAAAATGATTTCCTCGAGGAGCACAATTACTCCAGAGAAGAGGTTCTTGACGGAATTAAAAATATCTCATCTGAGTTCGGAATCTCCGGTCTCGTAGATGCTCTCCTGTAA
- a CDS encoding DUF4867 family protein, which translates to MQIKKLTDPAFRKYGRILPIDTPDLLKRLAKTVLTEDVEYVASVDTLEASAEFSTICNSIYGGMPIQIGYCNGNNHKLNAVEYHRDSEVDIPVQGCILILGSEQDIEEDFTYDTAKMEAFEVPAGTAVEIYGTTLHYAPCNLTEEGFQTAIILPRGTNTEKPELDTEMPEDRLMTAKNKWLIAHEESGLKKDGAFVGLKGANLEV; encoded by the coding sequence ATGCAGATTAAGAAACTGACAGATCCGGCATTTCGTAAATACGGGAGGATTCTTCCGATTGATACGCCGGATCTATTAAAGCGTCTGGCCAAAACTGTGCTGACCGAAGATGTCGAATATGTGGCGAGTGTTGATACGCTCGAAGCAAGTGCGGAATTTTCAACTATTTGCAATAGTATCTACGGCGGGATGCCGATTCAGATTGGATACTGCAATGGAAACAATCATAAATTAAATGCGGTGGAATATCACAGAGACAGTGAGGTGGATATTCCGGTTCAGGGCTGTATCCTGATTCTTGGAAGCGAACAGGACATTGAAGAGGATTTCACCTATGACACTGCGAAGATGGAGGCGTTTGAAGTTCCGGCCGGTACTGCTGTTGAGATTTACGGCACGACACTTCACTATGCCCCGTGCAATCTGACGGAGGAAGGATTCCAAACTGCAATCATTCTTCCCAGAGGGACAAACACCGAGAAACCTGAGCTTGACACAGAGATGCCCGAAGACCGTCTGATGACAGCGAAGAATAAATGGCTGATTGCGCATGAAGAGAGCGGACTCAAAAAAGACGGAGCATTTGTCGGACTCAAAGGGGCAAATCTTGAAGTTTGA